The genomic stretch TTTCCGTAAACTAATTGAtacggggacatacctattgggGTTTTGAACACTGTTCTGTATGCCCAGAGTGCATCCTCCAACTTTATTGACCAATCCTTTCGAGAAGCACTGACAACTTTTTTCCAGAATATGCTTTATTTGTCGGTTCGATACTTCAACCTGTCCATTTGTATGAGGATGATAAGGTGTGGCAATATTATGCTTGACATTGTATTTCCTTAACAGGTTCTCCATCAACTTATTTAGAAAATGAGTACCTTCGTAACTGATTAGTGCTCTTGGCACCCAAAATCTAGAGAAATGTAATTTTTTAGGAAATTGATcaccactttagcatcatttgTGGGTAATGCTACTGCTTCTACTCATTTCGACACATAATCAACAACGACCAAAATGTAATTCTTTCCAAACAAAGGTGTAaacggtcccatgaagtctattctCCAGACATCGAACAACTCTACCTCCAACATGGCATTTTGAGGCATTTGATTTCTCTTTGATATATTACCCATCGTCTGGCATCTGTCACACTCTTTTACTATACTCTGAGCATCCTTGAACAGTGTAAGCCAGTACAACCCAGACTGGAGGACTTTTGTTGTTGTTTTATCGCCACTAAAgtgtcctccatattctgagtcATGACAAGCTCTGAGGATGTTCCATTGTTCTTCCTCTGGAACACACCTTCGAACCAACCAATATACTCCTTTTTTGTACAAGAATGGATCGTCCCACAAATAAAACCTACAATCATGTaaaaactttttctttttgtttgaatcAAAATCATCAGGTATTAGTCCACCCATCAAATAATTCGCATAATCAGTGAACCATGGAACACCAGTAACAGCTAGGATTCATTCATCTATGAACTCATCCTTGATTGGGTGTTTCTCCTCTATTTATTCTATCAGAGACATCTAGGATAAGTGATCAGCAACAGTATTTTCACAACcctttttgtctctgatttccagATCAAACTCTTGCAGAAGTAGAATCCATCTCAGCAACCTTGGCTTAGATTCCTGTTTAGAAAAGAGATATatcaaagcagcatggtcagtataaacaattactTTTGATCCTAACAAGTAAGACCTGAATTTATCAAAAGCATAAACAACCGCGAGAAACTCTTTTTCAGTGGTTCCATAATTCATTTGGGCAGGATTCAACATGTGACTTGCATAATAAATAACATGCAGGAGCTTTGCTTTTCTTTGTCCTAACACTGCCCTTAATGCAttatcacttgcatcacacatgatctcaaaagggAGAGACCAATCAGGGGAAATCACTATAGGAGCCGACACCAAATCCCTCTTCAGGATCTCAAAAGCTTCGTTGCACTTTTTGTCAAAAAGAAAAGGTGTGTCTTTCACAAGTAAGCTTGTCAATGGTTTGGCGCTATTAGAAAAGCCCCTGATGAACCTGCGGTAAAAACCTGCATGTCCCAAGAAGCTTCTGATGCCTTTTTCATTCACTAGTGGTGGTAAATTAGCTATCACCTCCACTTTTGCTTTGTCTACTTATATGACTCGATTGTAAATTTTGTGTCCCAACATGATCCCTTAACGTACCAtaaaatgacatttctcccaatttaggatcaaatttgtttgctggcatATTTCTAGCACAAGAGATAAGTTAGTCAAACatttatcaaaagaagaaccGAAAATATaaaagtcatccataaacacttccatatgcttttcaagcatgtTCGCGAATATGGATGTCATAGACCTCTGAAATGTTGCATATGCGTTGcacaacccaaatggcattctCCTGTATGCGAAAATACCATAAGGACATGTGAATGAggtcttctcttgatcttcaaGGGCTATAACAATCTAATTGTACCTAGAGTACCcatcaaggaaacaatagtaatcatgatcggctaacctttccaacatttgatcaatgaatggcAAAGGGAAGTGGTCATTTCTTGTTGCAATATTCAGCCTTCGGTAATCAATGCATACTCTCCAACCTGTAATAGTTCTAGATGGGgtcaactcatttttctcattttttatcacagtaGTTCCCCTTTTTTTGGGTACCATGTGCAATGGACTAACCCATGAGCTGTCGGATATGGGGTAAATCAGCCCCGTATCCAACAACTTTACAACCTCTTTGCGAACCACCTCTTTCATAGTTGGATTAAGTCTTCATTGTGGTTGCACTACCGGCTTATGATCATGTTCCATCAGAATCTTGTGCATGCAAACCGTCGGGCTAATACCTTTCAAATCCTCAATCGCCCATCCAATAACACTCTTGTATTTCTTGAGTACTTGGATGAGTTCTTCTTCTTGAAAACTTTTTAAACTGGAATTGATAATGGCTTGGCACTTCTTTTCAGCAtcaagaaacacatacttcatATTCTCAGGTAATTGTTTCAAATCTACCCCCTTTTTAGGTTCTTGAGTATTTTCTAATGGTTGGAGTGGTCTTAAATCTTCCCACCAGTGTGGTTTAGATCTAATCCACTGAGGTTGCTCCTCCATCATAGCTAACACTTCTGACTCTCTCTCGTCTTCATCACTTTCTAAAACTGACAAGCTCAACACACGTTCCAAAGGTAACTGAGGTGTTTTCCTTTTAATTTCTTGAGCAACCACTTGATCTATTACCTCTACAGTGTGACTCGTGCCAacatcatctttgtatttcatAGTGTTTCGAACATCAATTTTCAATTCTTTATCATAGACCTTGAGGGTCATTGCTCCTTCCTCTATGTCTATCATGCATTGACCTATCTCTAAAAATGGTATGCCTAATATGAGAGGGATCTTCTCATCTTCAGGCATCTCAagaatgaaaaagtcaactgGAAACACAAATTTGTCTATCTTTACCAGGACATCTTCCACAATTCCATATGGTCACCTAACTGAGCGATTAACAAACTGAAGGGTCATCCTAGTGTCTTGAATGGTGTCAAGGCCGAATTTTTTATAAATGGACAGCGACATCAAACTCATACTAGCTCCCAAATCAATCAGGGCCTTCTTGAATTTTTGATCACCGATAGTGCACGAAATAGTAATAGAACCTCTATCTTTCTTTTTCACAGGAATTTTCATACCTTGGAGAATGGCACTGCAGATTTCCGTTTGGATGATTGGGTCTATATTTGTGGAGCGCTTTTTagagatgatgtctttcatgaatttggcatataTCGGCATCTTTTCTAGAGCTTCCGAAAATGGAATGTTTATTTCAAGTttcttaaacatttccaaaaacttctcaaaattattttcatgttgatttttcttCTTTTGTCATAGAGGATAAGGGAGTTTGATGATTGGCTTGACAACTTTTCTTTCTCCTTTACAGGAATTATCACAACTTCCTCCTTTGTTTTTTTTGTTTCTTTGATTTCTAAATTGACTTcctgaaattctagttatcagactttcgatgtcacacgggttaTTATGACATCCGATTCTACGCAGACAAGAAatatgcagaacttaaaagtaagtgcagtaaataacacaagtaattgtttacccagttcagtccaacatgacctacgtcttggggctaccaagccagggaggaaatccactattaaTAGCATTAATTAggaccttaaaccaactgtttaaccctatcacttaatacctacccaatgcaatttcaatcttacactaagatcagagttcctactcactccccctcaatcacctcagtgattactacctttaatcaatattaaagacaattatgaagtcacacttcaaacaactcttgattgtgcttaacaactttaatcaagatacacagcactcacgcttaaaagcttagagtgacacaacacttacaactcaatgaacaccctataccaatgcaatcatctacgtgataatagcttggcttacaagatatgtctaatacaagactcacaaaaatacagcagtgaagtatgatggacacactaaatcttcacgcctaaaaatccccagttctgaatgaaggattgccatccttttatattgcagcacttgggccttgtacttgtattctcctgaatttaaggtcacgcgagttcccctaaactccacatctaggttactaacaaataggctatttgttaggttcattaaatgtagcttggttgttggtttcctggattttctcttagctgttgaatccctgaagaatagcctgagaagaatgctgaaatagaaaaactaaacaacctacaatatagcatacgctgtcaggaatgaatgtcacaacattcagtttgacatccaaatcaaggaccatatgctaagtttgtttttcctgaaaacagattgtacaaatttgttgaactgtacaggaccaatttgtccatacctcagtatcagcgtacattaataaatgtcaagacatccaatttgacatttacacaattatCCTTATGTCAGGTatgttatcctcctgaagaacaaactgagatacatactgacgtgtagcagaaaaccactctgcctattgttcagtatatgctgtcaatgatgaatgtcataacatccagtttgacattcagacagtaggccttatgccaggtctggtatttccttgataactAGACTGAAAATGAATAttgagttctaacagaacaccaactgttctattcctcagtatctgctgacagggatgaatgtcataacttccagtttgacattcaataaatcctgtattagctaatcctgcagtatactactcaagtatgtcatgacatcagccgagacatcagagtacagctagatattctaacatacaatgcagtcacacaaacacctccacagcatgtcatgacatcagtcaagacattagaatccagctagtgttttaccatacaatgtagccaattaaacacctacaaactccccctttggcaaatttttggctaaaacactttggtctcacaacagaaTCCACAGCAGCGGAAACCAtacatctagcaggaaattaacctagctaatacactcagagttgcagcacactcacacacatggaagttaaataaaaacttcacaaaacagcatacatacagaagttaaataaaaacttctaattgcaacacacatatacacactcacactcatagaagtggaacatcagctgcagtacaacctctggattagaggatctttAATATCTGTCCTGAATAGCTGTTTaacaaaacaatctgttgtcctggggtatcacctgttactccccctttttgtcaaaaatgttgccaaagcaacactttaaattacagatccacataaacagaattacaccTAAAAGACAGAATTACAGTCTTGgttttacttcatagtttcaaccaagtcaacacccacttgatcttgcttcacagctttgatcaagtagtcacacacttttgctttacagtaggtaccaccatatcagatgccatgactttgtgtctgacatccagaaccactcctgcatgaacattgtccttgaactcctgcaggtgcataggctgCCTCAAGTTAGGATATCTCCTTAACCTCTTGTTGCTACACTTGTTGCAAGTGACATAGCTATGgtctgttgaccaatcagagcacacttccaattgtttaatagatagagatattaaacaatacatcccaaacatcattggttgctataagttctcagagagacatattcccagtttgccccttaagttttcaaactgagtagcatccagagcctttgtaaatatgtcagccagttggagttcagtggctacatgttccaaggtaatcactttgtcttccactagatctctgatgaagtgatgtctaatgtcaatatgtttggtcctgctgtgttggatgggattcttggaaatattgatggcactgagattatcacagaacaatgtcatgacattttgagagacattgtactcagtgagcatttgtttcatccaaaccagttgggaacaactgcttccagctgctatgtattcagcctctgcagtggacagagatacacaattctgcttcttgctgaaccatgatatgagattgtttcccaagaagaaacatcctcctgatgtgctttttctgtcatcagcactcccagcccagtcagcatcacaatacccagataggacaggctcagaaccatgtgagtacagcatcccataatcacaagtcccattgatgtacttgagaatcctcttgactagattcaagtggctcactttgggctttgcttggtatctcgcacacactccaactgcataggaaatgtcaggtctacttgcagttaggtatagaagactacctatcatgcttctatataAACATTGAGCAACACtgggccctccatcatctttggttaactttagatgagtaggtgcaggagttctcttgtgcctagcattatccataccaaacttcttaactatgtttttggcatacttgctttgggagagaaacatagaatcctccatttggttgacttgcattccaaggaaataagtcagttccccaaccagactcatttcaaactcagattgcatttggtgaataaaatgttttaccatttgctctgacattccaccaaaaactatatcatccacatagatttgagcaatcatgatttttccatcttcatccttcacaaacaaggtcttatctatcccaccttttctgtatccatttgaggtcagaaattcagtcaacctttcataccaagctctaggtgcttgcttcaacccatacaaggctttcctcaacttgtacacatgcttaagttggttaggatcacaaaaccctttcggttgttccacatagacttcttcatttaagtagccgtttaagaatgcactcttcacatccatttggaacagtttgaacttcagaatgcatgctacacctaacaacaatctgattgactcaagtctagcaacgggtgcaaacgtctcatcaaaatcaaccccttcaacttgagtatatccttgagctactagtcttgctttattcctagtaattactcctttctcatctgacttgtttttgtagatccacttggtaccaatgatgttagtcccttcaggtcgtggaactagctcccatacttcattccttttaaactgctccagttcatcttgcatggcattgatccaatattcatcagtcagggcttctttcacattttggttcaaccttggatacaaaacaggaatttgaactaatttcccttgatcgggtagtcacaccactattgggatctcctatgataagatccttagggtggtctttctgaattctaATAGATGGCATTTTTgtgggtgcatctacctcacattcagtaggagtctcctgtacttctttagacttgactggtatgtctgttgtagtatcaaggaatgttccaacatcctctatgacatcgattccttcctctttatcatccacaataacatttatggattccatcaggacattggtcctgtagttgaacactttgtacgctctgctgttagttgagtatcctaggaatataccttcatcacttttgggatccattttccttctctgttcacgatctgtgagaatgtagcatttacttccaaagatatgaaagtacttcacagtgggttttctgcctttccatatttcatacagagtggaggaggttccttttctcaaggtgactcaATTGTAAACATAGCAAGTGGTATTCATAGCT from Lathyrus oleraceus cultivar Zhongwan6 chromosome 7, CAAS_Psat_ZW6_1.0, whole genome shotgun sequence encodes the following:
- the LOC127104313 gene encoding uncharacterized protein LOC127104313 codes for the protein MFKKLEINIPFSEALEKMPIYAKFMKDIISKKRSTNIDPIIQTEICSAILQGMKIPVKKKDRGSITISCTIGDQKFKKALIDLGASMSLMSLSIYKKFGLDTIQDTRMTLQFVNRSVR